The following coding sequences lie in one Candidatus Methylomirabilota bacterium genomic window:
- a CDS encoding carbonic anhydrase, which yields MAMQPALSSRLSRRRFLTGAVAAGVAGLGTGLSLPLHPSARAWAQALPTPDEALKALMDGNQRFVTGTMTSFERDKEMLRQKTALRQTPFAAILSCADSRVPVEIVFDQTIGDLFVARVAGNVASPEMIASLEYGTIVLGARVLMVLGHSACGAVTATIAARAVPGQISGLYSFIRPAVDQAGTDPEAASKANVKYQVGLLRRASPVIAGLIGEKKCRVVGAYYDVASGAVTLLEP from the coding sequence ATGGCGATGCAACCCGCACTGTCCTCACGTCTCTCCCGTCGCCGTTTCCTGACGGGGGCCGTCGCCGCCGGCGTCGCCGGGCTCGGCACGGGGCTGTCGCTCCCCCTCCACCCCTCCGCCCGGGCGTGGGCGCAAGCCTTGCCGACCCCGGATGAGGCGCTCAAGGCGCTGATGGACGGCAACCAGCGGTTCGTGACCGGCACCATGACCTCGTTCGAACGGGACAAGGAGATGCTGCGGCAGAAGACGGCCCTCAGGCAAACGCCCTTTGCGGCCATCCTCTCGTGCGCCGATTCCCGCGTGCCCGTCGAGATCGTCTTCGACCAGACCATCGGAGACCTGTTCGTGGCCCGCGTGGCCGGGAACGTGGCCTCCCCGGAAATGATCGCCAGCCTGGAGTACGGCACGATCGTCCTGGGTGCCCGGGTGCTCATGGTGCTCGGCCACTCGGCCTGTGGGGCCGTGACGGCGACGATCGCGGCCCGGGCCGTCCCCGGACAGATCAGCGGCCTCTACTCGTTCATCCGGCCCGCCGTCGACCAGGCCGGCACGGACCCGGAGGCGGCCAGCAAGGCCAACGTCAAGTACCAGGTCGGGCTCCTCCGGCGGGCCTCGCCCGTGATCGCGGGCCTGATCGGGGAGAAGAAGTGCCGGGTCGTCGGCGCCTACTACGACGTCGCGAGCGGCGCGGTCACGCTCCTCGAGCCCTGA